A window of Perognathus longimembris pacificus isolate PPM17 chromosome 6, ASM2315922v1, whole genome shotgun sequence contains these coding sequences:
- the Nxt1 gene encoding NTF2-related export protein 1, whose protein sequence is MASVDFKTYVDQACRAAEEFVNVYYTTMDKRRRLLSRLYMGTATLVWNGNAVSGQESLSEFFEMLPSSEFQINVVDCQPVHDEATPSQTTVLVVICGTVKFEGNKQRDFNQNFILTAQASPSNTVWKIASDCFRFQDWAS, encoded by the coding sequence ATGGCATCTGTGGACTTCAAGACCTATGTGGATCAGGCCTGCAGAGCTGCTGAGGAGTTCGTTAATGTCTACTATACCACCATGGACAAGCGGCGCCGGCTGCTGTCCCGCCTATACATGGGCACAGCCACTTTGGTGTGGAATGGAAATGCTGTTTCAGGACAAGAATCCTTGAGTGAATTTTTTGAAATGTTGCCTTCTAGTGAGTTCCAAATTAatgtggtagactgccagcctgtTCATGATGAAGCCACACCAAGCCAGACCACGGTCCTTGTGGTGATCTGTGGAACAGTGAAGTTTGAGGGCAACAAACAACGGGACTTCAACCAGAACTTCATCCTGACTGCCCAGGCCTCACCCAGCAACACAGTGTGGAAGATAGCCAGTGACTGTTTCCGGTTCCAGGACTGGGCCAGCTAG
- the Gzf1 gene encoding GDNF-inducible zinc finger protein 1 isoform X1, which yields MESGAVLLESKSSPFNLLQEMHELRLLGHLCDVTVSVEYQGVREEFMAHKAVLAATSKFFKEMFLNEKTVVGTRTNVYLNEVQVVDFASFLEFVYTAKVQVEEDRVQRMLEMAEKLKCLDLSETCFQLKKQMLESVLLELQNFSESQEAEVSSGPQVTVALGSRTGAVTARDCTHSIGLVDSTDYPMERVSNGLPQDMPPRKPKEKLDKKKEVAKPPYPKIRRASGRLAGRKVFVEIPKKKYTRRLREQQKSAEEDVEDYRCAQDQSPDPVGMEMGSVVQNEGCSAGVEVEEVLPKASGEGEEEGEPDGEREGEEGEGEDGEKKKSNFQCTSCQKAFLYEKSFLKHIKHHHGVATEVAYRCDTCGQTFANRCNLKSHQRHVHSSERHFPCELCGKKFKRKKDVKRHVVQVHEGGGERHRCGQCGKGLSSKTALRLHERTHTGDRPYGCTECGAKFSQPSALKTHMRIHTGEKPFVCDECGARFTQNHMLIYHKRCHTGERPFMCETCGKSFASKEYLKHHNRIHTGSKPFKCEVCFRTFAQRNSLYQHIKVHTGERPYCCDQCGKQFTQLNALQRHHRIHTGEKPFMCNACGRTFTDKSTLRRHTSIHDKNTPWKSFLVIVDGSPKNDEEHKTEQPDEEYASPKLSDKLLSFAENGHFHNLATVQGGVPTVHENSSADTTCKADDSQDTLLATTISELSELTPPTDSVPTQLHTLTNME from the exons atggaaagtGGTGCAGTTCTGCTGGAATCAAAGTCCTCACCCTTTAACCTTCTGCAAGAAATGCATGAGCTCCGCCTTCTGGGCCACCTGTGTGACGTCACAGTCAGTGTTGAGTATCAAGGAGTCCGTGAAGAGTTCATGGCCCACAAAGCAGTGTTGGCAGCCACCAGCAAGTTTTTTAAGGAGATGTTCCTCAATGAGAAGACTGTGGTTGGTACCAGAACTAATGTCTACTTAAATGAAGTACAAGTTGTTGATTTTGCTTCATTTCTGGAGTTTGTCTACACCGCCAAGGTACAAGTTGAAGAGGATCGGGTGCAGCGGATGCTAGAAATGGCTGAAAAGCTCAAGTGTTTGGACCTATCAGAAACGTGTTTTCAGTTAAAGAAGCAGATGCTAGAGTCAGTTCTCTTAGAATTGCAGAATTTCTCAGAGTCTCAGGAGGCGGAAGTGAGTAGCGGCCCCCAGGTCACGGTTGCTTTGGGCTCTAGGACAGGTGCTGTCACAGCCAGGGACTGTACTCACTCTATTGGCCTTGTGGATTCCACTGATTACCCAATGGAGAGAGTCAGCAATGGCTTGCCCCAAGACATGCCCCCCAGGAAGCCCAAGGAGAAACTAGATAAGAAGAAGGAGGTGGCTAAGCCTCCCTACCCTAAAATCAGAAGGGCTAGTGGAAGGCTGGCTGGAAGGAAGGTGTTTGTGGAAATCCCTAAGAAGAAATACACCAGACGCCTTCGAGAGCAGCAGAAAAGTGCTGAAGAGGATGTGGAGGACTACAGGTGTGCCCAAGACCAAAGCCCAGACCCTGTGGGAATGGAGATGGGGTCTGTGGTGCAAAATGAGGGTTGTAGtgctggtgtggaggtggaggaagTGCTACCCAAAGCctcaggggaaggggaagaggaaggggaaccagatggggaaagagaaggggaggagggggagggggaggacggggagaagaagaagagcaaCTTCCAATGCACGAGCTGCCAGAAGGCATTCCTGTATGAGAAGAGCTTCCTGAAGCACATCAAGCACCATCACGGCGTGGCCACTGAGGTGGCCTACCGCTGTGACACCTGCGGCCAGACCTTCGCTAACCGCTGCAACCTGAAGAGCCACCAGCGCCACGTGCACAGCAGTGAGCGCCACTTCCCGTGCGAGCTGTGCGGGAAGAAGTTCAAACGCAAGAAGGACGTGAAGCGGCATGTGGTACAAGTGCACGAGGGCGGCGGCGAGCGGCACCGCTGCGGTCAGTGCGGCAAGGGGCTGAGCTCCAAGACGGCGCTGCGGCTGCACGAACGGACACACACTGGCGACAGGCCTTATGGCTGCACCGAGTGCGGGGCCAAGTTCTCGCAGCCATCTGCCCTCAAGACCCACATGAG AATTCACACAGGGGAAAAACCTTTTGTCTGTGATGAATGTGGTGCAAGATTCACTCAGAACCATATGCTGATTTATCATAAAAGGTGCCACACAG GTGAAAGGCCTTTTATGTGTGAAACGTGTGGCAAAAGTTTTGCTTCTAAGGAGTATTTAAAACACCACAACAGAATCCATACTGGATCAAAACCCTTTAAATGTGAAGTGTGTTTCAGGACCTTTGCTCAGCGGAACTCTCTTTATCAACACATTAAAGTCCATACAG GAGAACGGCCGTATTGTTGTGACCAGTGTGGGAAGCAGTTCACCCAGCTCAACGCCCTCCAGCGCCACCACCGCAtccacacaggagagaagccatTCATGTGCAATGCGTGTGGAAGGACATTTACTGACAAGTCCACTCTCCGGCGGCACACCTCA ATACACGATAAGAATACTCCATGGAAGTCTTTCCTTGTTATTGTAGATGGCTCACCCAAGAATGATGAAGAGCACAAGACGGAGCAGCCTGATGAAGAATATGCATCTCCCAAACTTTCGGATAAATTGCTGTCTTTTGCAGaaaatggccattttcacaaccTGGCTACTGTCCAAGGTGGTGTACCCACTGTGCATGAAAACAGTTCTGCAGATACCACCTGCAAAGCAGATGACTCCCAGGACACTCTGCTCGCCACCACTATCAGCGAGCTTAGTGAGCTGACCCCCCCCACAGACTCGGTGCCCACACAACTTCACACTTTGACCAACATGGAATGA
- the Gzf1 gene encoding GDNF-inducible zinc finger protein 1 isoform X2: MESGAVLLESKSSPFNLLQEMHELRLLGHLCDVTVSVEYQGVREEFMAHKAVLAATSKFFKEMFLNEKTVVGTRTNVYLNEVQVVDFASFLEFVYTAKVQVEEDRVQRMLEMAEKLKCLDLSETCFQLKKQMLESVLLELQNFSESQEAEVSSGPQVTVALGSRTGAVTARDCTHSIGLVDSTDYPMERVSNGLPQDMPPRKPKEKLDKKKEVAKPPYPKIRRASGRLAGRKVFVEIPKKKYTRRLREQQKSAEEDVEDYRCAQDQSPDPVGMEMGSVVQNEGCSAGVEVEEVLPKASGEGEEEGEPDGEREGEEGEGEDGEKKKSNFQCTSCQKAFLYEKSFLKHIKHHHGVATEVAYRCDTCGQTFANRCNLKSHQRHVHSSERHFPCELCGKKFKRKKDVKRHVVQVHEGGGERHRCGQCGKGLSSKTALRLHERTHTGDRPYGCTECGAKFSQPSALKTHMRIHTGEKPFVCDECGARFTQNHMLIYHKRCHTGERPFMCETCGKSFASKEYLKHHNRIHTGSKPFKCEVCFRTFAQRNSLYQHIKVHTGERPYCCDQCGKQFTQLNALQRHHRIHTGEKPFMCNACGRTFTDKSTLRRHTSMAHPRMMKSTRRSSLMKNMHLPNFRINCCLLQKMAIFTTWLLSKVVYPLCMKTVLQIPPAKQMTPRTLCSPPLSASLVS, translated from the exons atggaaagtGGTGCAGTTCTGCTGGAATCAAAGTCCTCACCCTTTAACCTTCTGCAAGAAATGCATGAGCTCCGCCTTCTGGGCCACCTGTGTGACGTCACAGTCAGTGTTGAGTATCAAGGAGTCCGTGAAGAGTTCATGGCCCACAAAGCAGTGTTGGCAGCCACCAGCAAGTTTTTTAAGGAGATGTTCCTCAATGAGAAGACTGTGGTTGGTACCAGAACTAATGTCTACTTAAATGAAGTACAAGTTGTTGATTTTGCTTCATTTCTGGAGTTTGTCTACACCGCCAAGGTACAAGTTGAAGAGGATCGGGTGCAGCGGATGCTAGAAATGGCTGAAAAGCTCAAGTGTTTGGACCTATCAGAAACGTGTTTTCAGTTAAAGAAGCAGATGCTAGAGTCAGTTCTCTTAGAATTGCAGAATTTCTCAGAGTCTCAGGAGGCGGAAGTGAGTAGCGGCCCCCAGGTCACGGTTGCTTTGGGCTCTAGGACAGGTGCTGTCACAGCCAGGGACTGTACTCACTCTATTGGCCTTGTGGATTCCACTGATTACCCAATGGAGAGAGTCAGCAATGGCTTGCCCCAAGACATGCCCCCCAGGAAGCCCAAGGAGAAACTAGATAAGAAGAAGGAGGTGGCTAAGCCTCCCTACCCTAAAATCAGAAGGGCTAGTGGAAGGCTGGCTGGAAGGAAGGTGTTTGTGGAAATCCCTAAGAAGAAATACACCAGACGCCTTCGAGAGCAGCAGAAAAGTGCTGAAGAGGATGTGGAGGACTACAGGTGTGCCCAAGACCAAAGCCCAGACCCTGTGGGAATGGAGATGGGGTCTGTGGTGCAAAATGAGGGTTGTAGtgctggtgtggaggtggaggaagTGCTACCCAAAGCctcaggggaaggggaagaggaaggggaaccagatggggaaagagaaggggaggagggggagggggaggacggggagaagaagaagagcaaCTTCCAATGCACGAGCTGCCAGAAGGCATTCCTGTATGAGAAGAGCTTCCTGAAGCACATCAAGCACCATCACGGCGTGGCCACTGAGGTGGCCTACCGCTGTGACACCTGCGGCCAGACCTTCGCTAACCGCTGCAACCTGAAGAGCCACCAGCGCCACGTGCACAGCAGTGAGCGCCACTTCCCGTGCGAGCTGTGCGGGAAGAAGTTCAAACGCAAGAAGGACGTGAAGCGGCATGTGGTACAAGTGCACGAGGGCGGCGGCGAGCGGCACCGCTGCGGTCAGTGCGGCAAGGGGCTGAGCTCCAAGACGGCGCTGCGGCTGCACGAACGGACACACACTGGCGACAGGCCTTATGGCTGCACCGAGTGCGGGGCCAAGTTCTCGCAGCCATCTGCCCTCAAGACCCACATGAG AATTCACACAGGGGAAAAACCTTTTGTCTGTGATGAATGTGGTGCAAGATTCACTCAGAACCATATGCTGATTTATCATAAAAGGTGCCACACAG GTGAAAGGCCTTTTATGTGTGAAACGTGTGGCAAAAGTTTTGCTTCTAAGGAGTATTTAAAACACCACAACAGAATCCATACTGGATCAAAACCCTTTAAATGTGAAGTGTGTTTCAGGACCTTTGCTCAGCGGAACTCTCTTTATCAACACATTAAAGTCCATACAG GAGAACGGCCGTATTGTTGTGACCAGTGTGGGAAGCAGTTCACCCAGCTCAACGCCCTCCAGCGCCACCACCGCAtccacacaggagagaagccatTCATGTGCAATGCGTGTGGAAGGACATTTACTGACAAGTCCACTCTCCGGCGGCACACCTCA ATGGCTCACCCAAGAATGATGAAGAGCACAAGACGGAGCAGCCTGATGAAGAATATGCATCTCCCAAACTTTCGGATAAATTGCTGTCTTTTGCAGaaaatggccattttcacaaccTGGCTACTGTCCAAGGTGGTGTACCCACTGTGCATGAAAACAGTTCTGCAGATACCACCTGCAAAGCAGATGACTCCCAGGACACTCTGCTCGCCACCACTATCAGCGAGCTTAGTGAGCTGA